The Lysobacter sp. HDW10 genome window below encodes:
- the tatA gene encoding twin-arginine translocase TatA/TatE family subunit, which yields MSLWHLIVLLIIVVLVFGTRRLTSGARDLGKAVDEFKKGMNGDQAPKSPSTDKTDDTHSDAP from the coding sequence ATGAGTCTTTGGCATTTGATTGTCTTGCTGATCATCGTTGTGCTGGTGTTCGGCACGCGCCGTCTCACCAGCGGTGCGCGCGATCTGGGCAAGGCGGTCGACGAATTCAAGAAAGGCATGAACGGCGATCAAGCGCCGAAATCTCCGTCCACCGACAAAACGGACGACACACACTCCGACGCGCCCTAA
- the tatB gene encoding Sec-independent protein translocase protein TatB, which translates to MFEVGFSEMLVIGIVALIVLGPERLPRAARMVGLWVRRMRAYWFSMQAQLEQELAAEELRKSLREAQDAVEEMKTTLKAPLTAPDAEPTDTPRDPS; encoded by the coding sequence ATGTTTGAGGTGGGTTTTAGCGAGATGCTGGTCATCGGCATCGTGGCCTTGATCGTGCTGGGCCCCGAGCGATTGCCGCGTGCTGCGCGCATGGTGGGTTTGTGGGTACGCCGCATGCGTGCCTATTGGTTTTCGATGCAGGCGCAGTTGGAGCAAGAACTTGCTGCCGAAGAACTGCGCAAATCACTGCGTGAGGCGCAGGACGCCGTGGAAGAGATGAAGACCACACTCAAGGCGCCGCTGACGGCACCGGATGCCGAACCCACGGATACACCTCGTGACCCAAGCTGA
- the tatC gene encoding twin-arginine translocase subunit TatC, with protein MIAHLLELRQRLLRGVIGFGLVLLALLPMANHLYALMAEPLLRVMPKGGQIIATQVASPFVTPLKLAFFVALMISMPWLLYQAWAFVAPGLFKRERKLAVPMLVAALGLFYTGCAFAYYLVLPTAFGFLSNTLPAGVAMMTDISAYLDFVLVIFLAFGLSFELPIALLVAVMLGAVTPKQLAEWRGYAIVAIFAVAAVITPPDVVSQLLLAVPLCALYEIGLLFARLLYTSRAAERANNAS; from the coding sequence ATGATCGCGCATCTGTTGGAGCTGCGTCAGCGCTTGCTGCGCGGTGTGATCGGGTTTGGCTTGGTGTTGTTGGCACTGCTGCCGATGGCCAACCACCTCTATGCCCTGATGGCGGAGCCTTTGTTGCGCGTCATGCCGAAGGGCGGACAAATCATTGCCACGCAAGTCGCTTCGCCGTTTGTGACGCCACTGAAGTTGGCGTTTTTTGTGGCGTTGATGATCTCCATGCCTTGGTTGCTTTACCAAGCATGGGCCTTTGTTGCGCCGGGCCTGTTCAAACGCGAACGTAAATTGGCGGTGCCCATGTTGGTGGCGGCCTTGGGCTTGTTCTATACCGGGTGCGCGTTCGCTTACTACTTGGTTTTACCTACGGCATTCGGTTTTCTATCGAACACCTTGCCTGCGGGCGTGGCGATGATGACCGATATTTCGGCCTATCTCGATTTTGTGTTGGTGATTTTCTTGGCATTCGGTCTCAGCTTTGAACTGCCGATTGCCTTGCTGGTGGCGGTGATGCTGGGTGCTGTGACGCCCAAGCAACTGGCCGAATGGCGCGGCTACGCCATCGTTGCCATTTTTGCTGTGGCGGCAGTGATTACACCGCCCGACGTCGTCTCGCAATTGCTGCTAGCTGTGCCGCTGTGTGCGCTGTACGAGATCGGTTTGCTCTTCGCGCGCTTACTGTACACATCGCGCGCTGCCGAACGTGCAAACAACGCGTCCTGA
- a CDS encoding RDD family protein — protein sequence MQTTRPDAHHAVLPAGFGRRAIAWCLDALFVLPLVLIVVYTRTDWHVLWSDLQALQLQVDGRMMTAAMNDADFLSALISLWHDASVQVSARHLATGLLRVVILFACAFALCSGIWHVFWETRNNYGASPGKRLLDLQVVTADTHQALRLPQAIARHLAGTLSWLSLNVGHLMAALPPEHTALHDRLSGTRVLIRAASSHS from the coding sequence GTGCAAACAACGCGTCCTGACGCACATCACGCCGTGTTGCCCGCAGGCTTTGGTCGACGTGCCATCGCATGGTGCTTGGATGCACTCTTCGTCTTGCCCTTGGTGCTGATCGTTGTGTATACGCGCACCGATTGGCATGTGCTGTGGTCTGACTTGCAGGCACTGCAATTGCAAGTCGATGGTCGCATGATGACGGCCGCAATGAATGACGCGGACTTTCTATCGGCACTGATCAGCCTGTGGCATGACGCGTCCGTACAGGTCAGCGCGCGTCATCTTGCGACTGGATTGCTCCGTGTCGTGATTCTGTTTGCGTGCGCGTTCGCGCTCTGTAGCGGCATCTGGCATGTGTTTTGGGAGACGCGCAACAACTACGGCGCGTCACCGGGTAAGCGTTTGCTCGACTTGCAAGTCGTTACTGCTGACACGCATCAAGCCTTGCGCTTGCCTCAAGCCATTGCGCGGCATTTGGCCGGCACGCTTTCTTGGCTCAGCTTGAACGTGGGTCACCTGATGGCGGCGCTGCCACCCGAGCACACCGCCTTACATGACCGCCTCTCCGGCACGCGTGTGCTTATTCGGGCGGCGTCATCTCACAGTTGA
- a CDS encoding VOC family protein, with protein MNAYLNFPPGKTRPAFELYQKVLDAKLLFLHTWGESPMAGDAPNGDKDAVMHATLQFPDGAILMAADCPPEYQKPFGGFSLSAHAKDIDEAERMFAGLSENGEVTMPLAETFWAKRFGMCVDPFGVPWMINCEMTPPE; from the coding sequence ATGAACGCCTATCTCAATTTTCCGCCCGGCAAAACCCGGCCCGCATTCGAGCTCTATCAGAAAGTGCTGGATGCGAAACTGTTGTTTCTGCACACCTGGGGTGAGAGCCCCATGGCAGGCGACGCACCCAATGGCGACAAAGATGCCGTCATGCACGCCACGTTGCAGTTTCCAGATGGCGCCATCTTGATGGCGGCGGATTGCCCGCCTGAATATCAAAAACCGTTCGGCGGCTTCAGTTTGAGCGCCCACGCCAAAGACATCGATGAAGCGGAACGTATGTTCGCCGGACTCAGCGAAAACGGCGAGGTCACGATGCCGTTGGCGGAGACCTTTTGGGCCAAACGATTCGGCATGTGTGTGGATCCGTTCGGCGTGCCGTGGATGATCAACTGTGAGATGACGCCGCCCGAATAA
- a CDS encoding GFA family protein, with translation MSLQGSCHCGAVKFEAEGTPESVLECNCSHCQRKGFKLWFVPGSAFTLQQGEDALTTYRFNKHAIDHRFCKTCGCQAFGQSKTEDGSMVYAVNARCLENYDIDAIPVNKVDGRSF, from the coding sequence ATGTCGCTTCAAGGTAGTTGTCACTGTGGTGCAGTGAAGTTCGAGGCGGAAGGCACGCCTGAATCGGTATTGGAATGCAATTGTTCGCATTGTCAGCGCAAAGGATTCAAGCTTTGGTTTGTGCCCGGAAGCGCTTTCACACTTCAACAAGGCGAAGACGCACTCACGACGTATCGCTTCAACAAGCACGCCATCGACCATCGATTCTGTAAAACCTGCGGTTGCCAAGCCTTTGGTCAAAGCAAGACAGAAGATGGCAGCATGGTCTATGCAGTCAATGCGCGATGCCTTGAGAACTACGACATTGATGCCATCCCCGTGAACAAAGTCGACGGCCGCAGTTTCTAA
- a CDS encoding lysophospholipid acyltransferase family protein, whose amino-acid sequence MIGINDLPAKGTHLPTSSADGTILNLPPNAPRSKPNRFTRWFGRTLLKLGGWRMVGEFPDVPRAVLIGAPHSSNWDGIWGFAAKLALGLEIRILAKKELFFWPAGPILRALGVIEIDRKAQGGFVGQTVEQMRNADSFWLGIAPEGTRKRVEKWKSGFWKIAHEAQVPVILEYFHYPEKVIGIGPTVILSDDFESDMARIRSWYTAWQGKHRNTF is encoded by the coding sequence GTGATTGGGATTAATGACTTGCCGGCAAAAGGCACGCACTTGCCGACGTCGAGCGCGGACGGAACGATTCTGAATCTGCCGCCCAATGCACCGCGCTCGAAGCCCAATCGCTTCACCCGATGGTTTGGCCGGACCTTGCTCAAGCTCGGCGGCTGGCGCATGGTCGGCGAGTTTCCCGACGTACCGCGCGCGGTTTTGATCGGTGCACCGCACTCGTCCAATTGGGATGGCATATGGGGTTTCGCGGCCAAGCTCGCGCTGGGCTTGGAGATCCGTATTCTCGCGAAGAAAGAGTTGTTTTTCTGGCCGGCGGGCCCGATTCTGCGCGCACTTGGCGTCATCGAGATCGACCGCAAAGCGCAAGGCGGTTTCGTGGGTCAGACCGTCGAGCAAATGCGCAATGCCGACTCGTTCTGGCTCGGCATCGCGCCGGAAGGCACGCGCAAGCGCGTCGAGAAATGGAAGTCCGGATTCTGGAAGATCGCCCACGAGGCGCAAGTCCCCGTCATTCTCGAGTACTTCCACTACCCCGAAAAGGTCATCGGCATCGGGCCGACGGTCATCCTCAGTGACGACTTCGAGTCAGACATGGCACGTATTCGCAGCTGGTACACCGCGTGGCAAGGCAAACACCGCAACACGTTCTAA
- the arfB gene encoding alternative ribosome rescue aminoacyl-tRNA hydrolase ArfB has product MRIEKIEPEIEERFVRASGAGGQNVNKVATAVELRFDVAGSPSLSEAVRARLLARRDRRITSEGVLVIHAQRFRTQERNRDDARERLMQFIAHGYEVPKTRVATRPTRASKERRLDSKKKASHLKQQRTQRDWD; this is encoded by the coding sequence ATGCGTATTGAGAAGATCGAACCTGAGATCGAAGAGCGTTTTGTACGTGCATCGGGCGCAGGTGGCCAAAACGTCAACAAGGTGGCAACTGCCGTCGAGCTGCGATTCGATGTCGCGGGTTCACCGTCGTTGAGCGAAGCGGTGCGCGCACGCTTGTTGGCGCGTCGTGATCGTCGCATCACCAGCGAAGGCGTGTTGGTCATTCATGCGCAACGCTTCCGCACCCAAGAACGCAATCGGGATGACGCGCGCGAGCGCCTCATGCAATTCATCGCGCATGGCTACGAAGTCCCCAAAACGCGTGTCGCAACACGGCCCACACGTGCCTCCAAGGAGCGTCGATTGGACAGCAAGAAAAAGGCGAGTCATCTCAAACAGCAAAGGACGCAACGTGATTGGGATTAA
- a CDS encoding pseudouridine synthase translates to MNLEIVHHDARFVVVNKPAGLMVHDSALARGETDFAAERLRVQLGCPIFLVHRLDRATSGALLVALDRDTASALGKAWMAGEVEKSYLTVCRGWPAEDQFTIDHPLDGGPGKPQKKPAITRFETLARCELAIASAHHETSRYALLRAMPETGRFRQIRRHLKHAFHHMIGDTSHGDGRHNRNFRMQGIHRMLLHCETLAFAHPHTGERIEVRIPPEGEFTRALALFETQSSAALV, encoded by the coding sequence ATGAACTTGGAAATCGTCCATCACGATGCGCGCTTCGTGGTGGTCAACAAGCCCGCGGGCTTGATGGTGCACGACAGTGCCTTGGCGCGCGGCGAAACAGACTTCGCTGCAGAGCGCTTACGCGTGCAGCTTGGCTGCCCCATCTTTCTGGTACATCGACTGGATCGCGCCACCAGCGGTGCGCTATTGGTGGCGCTCGATCGCGACACGGCGTCCGCACTGGGCAAGGCTTGGATGGCCGGCGAAGTCGAGAAGTCCTATCTCACGGTGTGCAGGGGCTGGCCGGCAGAAGATCAATTCACGATTGACCATCCCTTGGATGGCGGTCCGGGCAAACCGCAGAAAAAGCCGGCCATCACCCGATTCGAAACGTTGGCACGGTGCGAACTTGCGATTGCCTCGGCGCATCATGAGACGTCGCGCTATGCCTTGTTGCGTGCGATGCCCGAAACCGGTCGCTTCCGGCAAATCCGCCGCCATCTGAAACACGCCTTCCATCACATGATTGGTGACACCAGCCATGGCGACGGCCGTCACAATCGCAACTTCCGCATGCAAGGGATTCATCGCATGTTGCTGCACTGCGAAACACTTGCCTTCGCGCACCCACACACGGGCGAGCGCATCGAAGTACGTATCCCGCCGGAAGGCGAATTCACGCGTGCGCTTGCGCTGTTCGAGACGCAAAGTAGCGCCGCCCTCGTTTAG
- the ubiB gene encoding ubiquinone biosynthesis regulatory protein kinase UbiB, with translation MSFGVGRAWRIVRTLLRYRLDVLLDNTRAEAWLKLARPLVPKASADVTELPRGVRLRLALQELGPIFVKFGQILSTRRDLIPEDIANELTLLQAQVKPFDGNEAKRIVERALGMDIETAFADFDTTPLASASIAQVHAAKMHDGRDVVVKVLRPNIDTHIRADVELLHSLAGVVERIHPNADKIRPREVVAEIEATLQAELDLQREAGNAAVLRRNWLNSPDLYVPDVIWTHSANQALTMERVYGIPSDDVASLDAQGIDRKRLAEKGVRVFYQQVFRDNFFHADAHAGNIWVDEAESRKRDPRFIALDFGIMGQLSSKDQYYLAENFMAIFNRDYRRIAELHVEAGWMPGHVRIDELEAAARGICEPYFTRPLSQISLAEVLAKLFKMAQRYELTLQPQLILLQKTLLNIEGVGRQLDPDIDIWAVARPVLERILVERYSPRRLVKEFAKRLPELVTHAPEVPTLIHAWLRQQVEGKHEIRMQSDDLMRVSRDLHAMQKRMVSAILGTGLLIAAALLYALDAGGPRTLGAPVSVWIAGLGGVWAIIAAWPRRAPRR, from the coding sequence ATGAGTTTCGGGGTGGGGCGTGCCTGGCGCATCGTGCGCACCTTATTGCGCTATCGACTGGATGTCTTGCTCGACAACACGCGCGCCGAAGCTTGGTTGAAGCTTGCACGGCCCTTGGTTCCCAAAGCATCAGCAGATGTCACCGAGTTGCCGCGTGGCGTGCGATTGCGATTGGCCCTGCAAGAACTCGGGCCGATCTTCGTCAAGTTCGGACAGATTCTTTCCACGCGCCGTGACTTGATTCCCGAAGACATCGCCAACGAACTGACCTTGCTTCAAGCGCAAGTGAAGCCCTTCGATGGCAACGAAGCCAAGCGCATCGTCGAGCGCGCTTTGGGCATGGACATCGAAACGGCATTCGCGGATTTCGATACGACGCCTTTGGCCTCGGCATCCATTGCACAGGTTCACGCGGCCAAGATGCACGATGGACGCGATGTCGTGGTAAAGGTCTTGCGTCCCAACATCGACACACACATCCGCGCCGACGTCGAGTTGCTGCACTCATTGGCGGGTGTCGTTGAACGCATTCACCCGAATGCAGACAAGATTCGCCCGCGCGAAGTCGTGGCAGAGATTGAAGCCACACTGCAAGCCGAATTGGATCTGCAACGGGAAGCCGGCAATGCCGCAGTTTTGCGACGCAATTGGTTGAACTCGCCCGACCTCTATGTGCCTGATGTGATCTGGACACATTCGGCAAATCAAGCATTGACGATGGAACGCGTCTACGGCATTCCCTCAGATGACGTCGCAAGCTTGGATGCGCAAGGGATCGATCGCAAACGCCTCGCTGAAAAAGGCGTGCGTGTGTTTTATCAACAGGTGTTCCGCGACAACTTCTTTCACGCAGATGCACACGCCGGCAATATCTGGGTGGACGAAGCAGAATCGCGCAAACGCGATCCACGTTTCATCGCCTTGGATTTCGGCATCATGGGCCAGCTCTCGAGCAAGGACCAGTACTACCTGGCCGAGAACTTCATGGCGATCTTCAATCGCGACTATCGACGTATCGCTGAGTTGCACGTGGAAGCGGGTTGGATGCCGGGCCATGTGCGCATTGACGAACTGGAAGCGGCCGCGCGCGGTATCTGCGAGCCTTATTTCACACGCCCCTTGTCGCAAATCTCGTTGGCCGAAGTGTTGGCGAAGTTATTCAAGATGGCGCAACGCTACGAGCTCACATTGCAGCCCCAGTTGATCCTGCTGCAAAAAACGCTGTTGAACATCGAAGGGGTGGGGCGCCAACTCGATCCGGATATCGATATCTGGGCAGTGGCACGTCCCGTGCTCGAACGCATTTTGGTTGAACGCTACAGTCCGCGTCGCTTGGTGAAAGAGTTCGCCAAGCGATTGCCTGAGTTGGTGACGCACGCGCCTGAAGTGCCGACATTGATCCACGCTTGGTTGCGTCAACAAGTCGAGGGCAAACACGAGATTCGCATGCAGTCGGATGACCTCATGCGTGTGTCGCGAGATTTGCATGCAATGCAAAAGCGCATGGTGTCCGCCATTCTCGGCACGGGTCTGCTCATTGCCGCAGCCTTGCTCTATGCCCTTGATGCCGGCGGACCGCGCACGCTAGGCGCACCGGTGTCGGTGTGGATCGCAGGACTCGGTGGCGTGTGGGCCATCATTGCGGCTTGGCCGCGACGCGCACCCCGTCGATGA
- a CDS encoding SCP2 sterol-binding domain-containing protein encodes MVNPFENNAAPFAFTLPNWKVPAGQVLESALNHAVSLDPETRAALPSLDGRCVALQLDAPALALQISVAGERLRVGPVEDADLADLSVRSTLAGILGQLPFMRGRKAAPLGAMRVEGDAELARRLQRMAERFDPDWVQPFTRVFGDVMGVQIANALAAGLRGTRAVASGFARDSADFLTEESRDVVGKEELRAFYSDVDHIRDDAERLQARFDRLNTGRSA; translated from the coding sequence ATGGTCAATCCATTTGAAAACAACGCAGCGCCCTTCGCCTTCACTTTGCCCAACTGGAAAGTGCCGGCAGGCCAAGTGCTTGAAAGCGCACTGAATCACGCCGTATCGCTCGATCCGGAAACACGTGCTGCCTTGCCTTCGCTGGATGGCCGCTGTGTGGCCTTGCAGTTGGATGCACCTGCACTTGCACTGCAAATCAGCGTGGCGGGTGAGCGTTTGCGCGTGGGCCCGGTCGAAGATGCGGATCTCGCTGATTTGTCTGTGCGCAGCACACTCGCCGGCATCCTCGGCCAACTGCCTTTCATGCGCGGGCGCAAAGCGGCGCCGCTCGGTGCGATGCGGGTCGAAGGTGACGCGGAATTGGCGCGTCGATTGCAGCGGATGGCTGAGCGTTTTGATCCGGATTGGGTGCAGCCGTTCACCCGCGTGTTTGGCGACGTGATGGGCGTGCAAATTGCGAATGCTTTAGCGGCCGGCCTGCGCGGTACGCGCGCTGTCGCGAGTGGTTTTGCACGCGACTCCGCAGACTTTCTCACTGAAGAATCGCGTGATGTGGTCGGCAAGGAAGAGCTGCGCGCCTTCTATAGCGATGTTGATCATATCCGCGACGATGCGGAACGCCTACAAGCCCGTTTCGACCGACTCAACACAGGACGTAGCGCATGA
- the oleD gene encoding 2-alkyl-3-oxoalkanoate reductase translates to MKLLVTGGGGFLGQALCKALRARGDEVQSFSRGHYPALDALGVKQIQGDLQALDAVRAAVQGCDAVIHNAAKAGAWGSYESYYQANVVGTHNVIDACKHAGIRKLVYTSTPSVTHRANHPVAGGTAEDVPYGVHFKAPYATTKQIAEVEVLAANGPDLATVALRPRLIWGVGDTQILPRLVDRARAGKLAIVGDGENLVDSTYVDNAAQAHLNALDHLDVGSACAGKAYFISNGEPRPMHTLLNDLLGAAGVAPVTRHIPFSVAYAIGAVSEWLWPVLRRPGEPPMTRFLAEQLSTTHWYSMAPATRDFGYRPQVSTEEGLARVRIAWNATR, encoded by the coding sequence ATGAAACTGTTAGTGACGGGCGGCGGCGGCTTTTTAGGGCAAGCGTTGTGCAAGGCACTGCGTGCGCGGGGCGATGAGGTTCAAAGTTTCAGTCGTGGGCATTACCCGGCGCTCGATGCTTTGGGTGTCAAACAGATTCAAGGCGATCTTCAAGCGCTCGACGCCGTGCGTGCGGCCGTGCAAGGCTGCGACGCCGTTATCCACAATGCGGCCAAGGCGGGCGCATGGGGCAGCTACGAAAGCTACTACCAAGCCAACGTGGTAGGCACACACAACGTCATCGACGCCTGCAAACACGCCGGCATTCGCAAATTGGTGTACACCTCCACACCCAGCGTCACGCACCGCGCCAACCATCCGGTTGCAGGCGGCACCGCAGAAGACGTGCCTTATGGCGTGCATTTCAAAGCACCGTATGCCACGACCAAACAGATCGCAGAAGTTGAAGTGCTGGCGGCCAACGGTCCTGACCTTGCCACCGTGGCCTTGCGTCCGCGTTTGATCTGGGGCGTGGGCGACACGCAAATTCTGCCGCGCTTGGTCGACCGCGCACGCGCCGGCAAATTGGCGATCGTCGGCGATGGTGAGAATCTCGTCGACAGCACCTATGTCGACAATGCGGCACAAGCGCATCTCAACGCACTCGATCACCTCGATGTCGGTAGCGCCTGTGCAGGCAAGGCCTATTTCATTAGCAATGGTGAGCCGCGCCCTATGCACACCTTGTTGAACGATCTTTTGGGCGCAGCAGGGGTGGCGCCGGTGACCCGTCACATTCCGTTCTCAGTCGCCTACGCGATCGGTGCGGTCAGCGAGTGGCTCTGGCCTGTGCTGCGGCGCCCGGGCGAACCGCCGATGACACGCTTCCTTGCCGAACAGCTCTCGACGACGCATTGGTACAGCATGGCGCCCGCCACGCGCGATTTCGGCTACCGCCCGCAAGTGTCGACCGAAGAAGGCTTGGCACGCGTTCGCATCGCATGGAACGCCACTCGCTAG
- a CDS encoding fatty acid CoA ligase family protein: MSDAPTLTARLEAIAAAQPQAVAMRIPGKDGRYAAALTFAELHQRSDDVAYGLHHFGVRPGMHVVVMVRPSFEFFILMFALFRLGAVPVLVDPGIDKKALKTCLDEAKPDVFIGIPLALFGRKLFGWAKSAKKTVCVGAAKWIADTRFEDLEFHGHNRVLTVPPPSADDVAAILFTSGSTGIPKGVIYRHRHFLAQLEMLREGLQIQAGGVDMPTFPPFALFDPGLGLSAIIPDMDPTRPAMADAKKLLAAMQKFDVDQLFGSPALMRVLVKHGVALTGLKRVTSAGAPVPPDVVAGLLALLPEDARFWTPYGATECLPVALIEGRELVQLRSHTERGAGTCVGRPVAPNEVRIIHITEDALHTWKHVREVPQGIVGEITVAGPTTTDGYFNRDAQTKLAKIEETLQDNSKRIVHRMGDLGYFDKEGRLWFCGRKTQRVVVSRDLTLCTEQIEPVFNTHPDVLRTALVGLGNKGAQVPVLCVELKPGIASTAWPRIEDELRHLANGSVLTARVEHFLMYPKAFPVDIRHNAKVGREKLAAWAAKHVRLKP; encoded by the coding sequence ATGAGTGACGCGCCCACCCTGACCGCTCGTTTGGAAGCCATCGCAGCGGCACAGCCTCAAGCGGTGGCCATGCGCATCCCCGGCAAAGACGGGCGCTATGCAGCGGCACTGACATTTGCCGAGCTGCATCAACGCAGCGATGACGTGGCCTACGGCTTGCACCACTTCGGTGTGCGACCCGGCATGCACGTCGTGGTCATGGTGCGGCCCAGCTTCGAATTTTTCATTTTGATGTTCGCCTTGTTCCGACTGGGCGCGGTGCCTGTGTTGGTCGATCCGGGCATCGACAAGAAAGCGCTGAAAACCTGTCTTGATGAAGCAAAGCCAGATGTCTTCATCGGCATTCCGTTGGCGCTGTTCGGGCGCAAACTCTTTGGCTGGGCAAAGTCTGCAAAGAAGACCGTGTGCGTCGGTGCGGCCAAATGGATTGCAGACACGCGGTTCGAAGATCTCGAATTTCATGGGCACAATCGCGTGCTCACTGTGCCGCCGCCGTCCGCCGACGATGTCGCCGCGATTCTATTTACCAGCGGCTCGACCGGTATTCCCAAAGGCGTGATCTATCGCCATCGCCATTTCCTAGCGCAGCTCGAAATGCTGCGCGAGGGATTGCAGATTCAAGCGGGCGGCGTCGATATGCCGACGTTCCCGCCGTTTGCATTGTTTGATCCGGGCTTGGGCTTGAGCGCCATCATTCCGGACATGGATCCGACGCGTCCTGCGATGGCCGATGCGAAGAAGCTATTGGCCGCCATGCAAAAGTTCGATGTGGACCAATTGTTCGGCTCGCCTGCGTTGATGCGCGTCCTGGTCAAACATGGCGTGGCACTCACAGGATTGAAGCGAGTCACCAGCGCCGGTGCGCCGGTGCCGCCTGACGTGGTGGCCGGATTGCTTGCCTTGCTGCCAGAAGATGCACGTTTCTGGACACCCTATGGCGCCACGGAGTGTTTGCCCGTCGCATTGATTGAAGGACGCGAGTTGGTGCAATTGCGTTCGCACACCGAACGCGGTGCGGGCACCTGCGTGGGTCGACCTGTCGCACCCAATGAGGTGCGCATCATTCACATCACAGAAGACGCATTGCACACATGGAAGCATGTCCGCGAAGTGCCGCAAGGGATCGTGGGTGAAATCACAGTCGCAGGCCCAACGACGACCGATGGCTACTTCAATCGTGATGCGCAAACCAAACTTGCGAAGATTGAAGAGACCCTACAAGACAACAGCAAACGCATCGTGCATCGCATGGGCGACCTTGGCTATTTCGATAAAGAAGGCCGCCTGTGGTTTTGCGGCAGAAAAACACAACGCGTCGTTGTCAGTCGCGATCTCACCTTGTGTACCGAACAAATCGAACCGGTCTTCAACACGCATCCCGATGTCTTGCGCACGGCGCTTGTCGGCCTCGGCAACAAAGGCGCACAGGTGCCTGTGCTCTGTGTCGAACTGAAACCCGGCATCGCATCAACCGCCTGGCCGCGCATCGAAGACGAATTGCGCCATTTGGCCAACGGTTCTGTCCTTACTGCCCGTGTAGAACATTTTCTGATGTATCCAAAAGCCTTCCCCGTAGATATTCGACACAACGCCAAAGTTGGCCGCGAAAAACTTGCGGCATGGGCGGCCAAGCATGTGCGACTGAAACCATGA
- a CDS encoding YkgJ family cysteine cluster protein has translation MPASIHPCLSCGACCAAYRVAFHWSEADDAAGGTVPVDLTLALRTHERAMRGTDAVSPRCAALAGTVGVATHCSIYDLRPSPCRAVQASWADGAADAQCDRARIRHGLPVLTPEDWC, from the coding sequence ATGCCTGCCTCTATCCATCCGTGCCTGTCCTGCGGCGCCTGTTGTGCCGCCTATCGTGTCGCCTTTCATTGGTCGGAGGCGGACGACGCTGCGGGTGGCACCGTGCCCGTGGATTTAACCTTGGCCCTTCGCACGCACGAGCGCGCGATGCGCGGTACCGATGCGGTCTCGCCGCGATGCGCGGCCTTGGCGGGGACGGTGGGTGTTGCTACGCACTGCAGCATTTATGATTTGCGGCCTTCGCCGTGTCGTGCGGTGCAGGCGTCTTGGGCGGATGGCGCGGCGGATGCGCAGTGTGATCGCGCGCGCATAAGGCACGGTTTGCCCGTGCTGACGCCTGAAGACTGGTGTTAA